Within the Mixophyes fleayi isolate aMixFle1 chromosome 5, aMixFle1.hap1, whole genome shotgun sequence genome, the region GTCTGCCCTGGGCTCTTAAAGGTGCCTCCTTCCCCCACTCTGGAAGTCTTCGTTGATGTACAGAGAGGTGGAAAACATTTTATTACCAccctttgcaaaaaaataaaagcatttaacTTTTTCACCTTACTGTTTGGTTTACAGCCACCAATTCAAGCAACTTCTTGAATTTTAACTTTGCTTTTatttcaggatggcaaagtaatttaTAACATAAAGCTACGCAcacttttcttgtgaccctagcGCTTAAGTACCAGAGACCAGTTCCCTAGACActggccactgtctggcatcggtTATCATGCATAGTAACACGGTACAGGTTTTTATGCTTGAGACTCCTCCCatagccttagcttgatggacaggtgatactgccatcttgcctttaaaagggagttctgtGCAGGTGTTCCGTTATTACTCCTTACTGCAGACAAAccctgttagctgtggaaaagacacttcCATACCATTTTGAAAGCATGCAAGTTAAATCAcaatttatacttttactttgtcatacATGTATCACACCTGTATACTTTAACAgaggtgcactgctatacatatgtgtaaccctgtctgcagcctttacctgcagactgtcagattaacacctaactcctctcttaagctgggtagacactacactgttttcgtccaataatcgggtgaaacagccgacatacgaccgctcgttcaaaagtcgggtcagtgtgtacagttacacgatggtcgaaagtctgcccaaatggacgactgtcgcctcatttggttggtcgtaccgtttaatattttcgttccaatctcatttccgctgtgtagtgtgtataaacttccgactgatccacaacagcgagtatgaaattacagtcattgctaacgacaacatagctgtaaaaagttaTGGCATTGGAGGCCTGTGGccaaccactccctttgtcacaagagatagagagattatatatatCAGGGCAGTATATATAACATGTGGTGCgtttctgtttttaattttaagCTTACACGGAAATAATTTTTTGCACTGGTGCATATGGGCCAACAGTTTATGGACCGGTCGCCATACAATAGAATGTATTGTGTCAGTCTTTGGATGCAGTCACTGGAGAGCTGGGTAATAGCTGTAATCTGGGCAGTTTTATAGTAGAAATGGGGCAATAAGGATGTAACTACCCCATAGTGTGAGGGAGGCAGGAGCCACTGCCGTGTTCTAAAGCAACAGATAAATGACTAATTGTCTGTATTGTTGTCCTTATATTTGCTGGCTGGTGAGTGGAGCACTTTGTACAATAACTGAATTTCAGCATTTGTTGTAACTTGCAGCAGGCACATAAATGCtcattgctgattggctgctatcggTTACTGCACCTTTCAGCAATGATAGTAAATACAGTCAATCTCGCTGTGTAATGTGTAATACATTTGCCATGATGCTGACAGGTATGGATGGGTATTATGATATAACAGCAAATTCTATATTTTATACACTaaacatttattattgtattCCCATCAGGATGAGGAGCCTCATTGTGCTGTTTGTGTGGGGGCTGATAGAGGGAAAGGAGATATCCAAAGAAAGTTGTATCCTACCACGAGGTACGTTTCAAGAAGGGGAAATTTCAATGAGCTGTGTTATTATTGTCTATATCATCTGTATAATtagcagtaaaataaatattcacacagtggtcgaagtggatatTTACAAGTGgcaatatggaaaatataagtgaagtgaatttgatagtttgaatttttaaaaaaaaacaaaaaaaaaaaaacttgtccaCTCTGCTCGAATAATTCCACAACTCCCCCCTCAACCCCCAAATCTGTGTCTGTACATTCCCAACCATCCTTCATCACTGCTTCTGTTTTCACTGTGATCCAACTCTCCCATTCTTCTGCGTCTGTTTTATACCATGAAACCTGTCTAAGAATCCAGGAATATGTGCAACCATTGAATATTCAAAAGATATTATACCTAAAAAGTTTGCCATCAGCAGTCATTTGACACATTGGCTACTGGGATATTTCAACGCCTGAGGTATATGCCCCTCTAACATGAATGCAGGCATCTTGTGAATTGTCATCTGCTGTCTAACTACAAGACCAAGCATGCCCTTCCCTGCCTGCCTTGTAGTTCAATAGTACCTAGGGTGCCCAAGCAGATTTTTCACTTTAGATGTCCCTCTTCTCTGTCTCTTATGTTTTCTCTAATACTTTTATCTATcactaaaaaacattttcaacttCTCTCAAAGTCTTGGCTGCATCCCATTCCCACTGCACCATCTTCTTCCCTGTCCCTTTCACCTatccccctgcagcatcttctccccgtCCCTTCACCTATCCCCCTGCACATCTTCTCCCCGTCCCTCTCACCTAATCCTCTGCGCCATGGTCTCTgctgtccctctcacctatccccctgcaccatcttctcccgtatccctctcacatatccccctacACTATTTTCTTCACTATCCCTCTCACTTAATCCCCTGCACAATTttctctgctgtcactctcacctatccccctgcaccatcttctcccttgTTCCTCTCACCTAGAGAAAAAGAAGTAGCGGTGgtaaggtaggaagtgaaccatgaGAGTGcaatgttacagagaacaatggaGTAAAGAAATTGCAAGAGGAGAGGGTGGTTAACAGTGTCAtatgctgcagagaggtcaagaaggataagtaGGGAGATTTTAGATTTTACAGTGAGACCCCTGTTAGAGGCATTAGTTACACAATGTTGGCCGATCATGGTAGGTAAAGGACAGGATGGAAGGACAGTAAATAATTTAGCCTGATTAGATAAACACAAACCTgaaaaaataaaagctagaaaTATGCAGTTTATATAGCAAAAGTTCAATTAACCCTTTTAATTTCTTTATCTTTTCTAATGGTTATTCACAAATAATCTagtaataaaaatcaatataataatatattcaaaGTTTACTTGTGTTTAGCACCAGCAGCCCACATATAGAACCTTTgtcattatatagatatattactatAACTTAAGTATTAATATGTATAGACTGGTCAGGGGTCAGTCCTAATGGGCTACTATGTTATTTAATTCTACAGAAATTATACATAAAACGTGTCAGAGGACACCCACACGATCCTAGACTCCAGCACTGATTATCCTAGCAGATTTATAGCGGAATGAATGAAATATGACCCTAAGGCCTCTCTACATAAGAGATATCACTTATCGCCCTCATTTATGAAAGTATAATCCCTTTGTTCTACTTTCAGGTGTCAATTTAGCGAGCTACGGGAGCGTGAGCCAGAGTTCCAACTATGGCAATGTTGATCTGTATCGCCCGGAACGGGCTGTGGATGGTATTATAGAGACAAACTCCCTTCAATACCCCTGTACTCACACTGACCCGGAAAGAGAGCCCTGGTGGGAGGTGGACCTGGGGAACAGTTATGCCATAGGTACGGTGGTGGTGATAAACAGAGGGGACTGCTGCGCAGATCGACTGATAGGAGTGCAGGTTCGCATTGGAGACTCTCCGTACAAAGACAACCCTATGTAAGTCCCAAGCACTCCTCATATTATTCCTTACTGCTAGAAGACAGGGACTAATAATCGGCCCTGGATGCACGCAGGACCACCTGCTGTAGTATTCATGGCAAATATTAATGCACACTAATGGGGGGGGTCACTAGCGTCATGTGACATCTAGCATCACTACAAGCACATATATCATATGGCCTTCAGCCCAAATAGTTTAATTGTACAAAGCAAACAAGCGGAAGAATGCTCAGAGCACCAGGAAAACACGCACTTCCCTTAATGTTTAACAATTAAATATCTAGTTaaaaaacaatgggcctgattcattaatgcatgcaaaacaaacataaattgtgtttttgtttaaacGCACATAAGTTGGGCATACAGATGACCATATTCAATAAGGAGCGGATCTGGAgatacatctcttgttgaatacgggtcttgCTCTgccacaaaacactgcaggatccgtccaatacatatgtagaatataaagtaccaaaagaacgcacataatgaaaaaactatttatttaatgtcacctgttagcagcatagtcattaatgacaaaataataaatacaaaatattattttttccctccataaaatacatttattaggatgctattaatattattacagttgctcttgattgaaGCCACATGTTCGCCATCGCTATCTCTCGGCACTTACATCAAACCTGACTCCTCCATTGTCTGATGGTCCATACACCGTGTCCCACACGTGGAGTGGCAAGGTGGCAGCAGATAGATTGTTACTTACATGACATTACTGGTATCCTTACTGACACCTTACACAAGACTGTTGATGAGCAGCCTCCCACTGGCAACCACCATTAGCCTGGTTGGTCCATCAGTGCAACTGGCCCATCTGCCAATTGTCAGATGCCAGTCCGGCCCCGCTATAAAATGTACagggtacagtatcagaaaatGAGCACTTACCTCAGATCTGTGTCCGTCTTGTGTGATATAACGCACAGGAGTCCTGTAGTTTTCTGCCCATTTACACTAACATAAGCAGGAAAAAGACGAAcacattaaaaaacacatttactgACACATGTTCAGTTGGACGCGTCTCAAGGTGTACCCGTCTGTACATCAGTAGCATGTGCACCAGGCTTATGTCAGGactactaagtgtgtacacttacatACAACATGATAATGTTAGTGGTAAATACAaaagtcgcattaccctatttgcaCAACATATAATAATGTCAAGTCATAGATACAATAGTGAATAGTGTATAGACAGTGTTATTAAGAAATTTGAAATTCATATGATAGAAATGATGAAACGACAATCTACTTTCCTGCTGAAGGCCAAATGGAAAATATCAATTAAGTCATGTAAATAGGTGACTGAGATCAATCTGGCACCTTTACTTAATGTTGACACCAGATTACCAGATTATACCAGAGCAGTTTGTCGGAGGAATGTTGTGGTATCAATTTACAGAAGGTGGGAGAACAGGAGGGGTGCTAGGCAGCTTTTACTGAGTGGGTAGAACGTGTTTATTTGAGGCATATAGACATAGATTATTCTCTAGAACATAGTCACATTGTTGTACAGTTATTATAATTGCCTCTTCTTTCTCCCACAGATGTGCCACCATCTATGACGTCTCACAATCCAAAATCACCTTTACCTGCAGCGGGATGAAGGGTCGATACGTGACTTTTATTCTTTCTGGAAAATCAGGAATTTTGTCACTGTGTGAAGTCAGCCTTTATCGGTATTAGCCATAAGAAGCATAATTAGCCAATTAATAGTCCCCAGTATATTTCAGTCGGTCACCTATAGTCAAAGAGCAAATTTATATTCAGAAAACCAACACAACACAAAATCATGGGACATTATATACATAAGTATTTCTTCATTAAAGGGGTCTTCCCCCTTCAAATAATTGCAATTGTCTTGTACAAGTCCACCTGCACCTTTTACTAATTACATTGCTTTTTTCATTTAATGCTTCTCAGCTATGTCTTAATGTCATAAAAAGTTGCTCACCGGGTACATGTGTATTCAATGCACAGACAAAGCAGAGCTGCGTCATATCCAAGGGAAGGGTCATTAAAGCTAAAGGTAGGAACATGTGACAGAGGGGACCGATTAGAATTAGTGACATTTTTGTGGTTTCAGGGAACTGACCAATCACGGCAGCTTTGCTAGACCCAAGAGATGAAATAATCGCTGACTGAAGTTTACTCATTCTGTTTCTCGCTTATTCTGTTTGATCACATTTAGCAAATTAATGTTTGCATTTTCCTGCAATAATTTTAATGTTACAATTTTGTTACACTGTAACTGGTTATGGTATTATCACACATTGTTATATCGCCTTCAAACCACTTGATGAACAATACATTTGATTAAAGATCACAAAGAATGTATCAGTTGtttcttacatttatttatagaacttCCAGACAAAAATGTATCACTCTGATTTCCTCAGTGCCCCCTTACACATTATACCAACAGTGCCCACATGTTTACATGAGCCAAGCGTCCTATTCATAATTACAAACTAGTCATATGTTCCGAAGTATACACCATCCAAAGTGACCATTATATACacagatcagtcacaacattacaaccacctgcctaatattatctaggtccccctcatgctgccaaaacagctctgacccattgaggcatagACTCCACAAGACCACTGAAGgtttcctgtggtatctggcaccaagaagatagcagcagatcctttaagtttcTAGATGGGGCCTCTATttgctacagtagcttttcttCTGTGGGATTGTGCAATATCCAAAAACTGCGAGACATTAGGACCCAGTGGAACAGGACTGTCTCACAGCATGATacaggagaggcactaggacTCAGGGAAAGCCAAGCTTGCTGGTAAGTTCCAGGGTGACACAGACTGTTGGGATGAGGAGCCTCagagtgaattattattattattatcatttatttgttaagcgccacaagatttctgcagcgccgtacacaaagcaaacagtagactatacagggtgagacagtacagaccaataaacaaaataccaatgcttcagaaactccaggcaggttaatgcagtagaggcggagtagaagaacaggtgtggagacaagagggaagaaggccctgctcattcgagcttacatcctaagggtgggtgaacgaaacagacacaattggaggaagttgaagtgtggggagagggaccgggaggagagagggtagaatgtttggaggagatgcgggtttAGGTAgaaggtgggtaggctttgaggaacaagtgagttttgagtgctcgtttgaaggagcacagattaggagagagacggatggagcgaatGACATCTgatgcagtggcggaactaccattggtgcagtaggtgcagtgcaccggtGTCCATTTAGATAATGGGGTtcactgcatggggaactagcaagctgtgggccccaatCTCCCCCGTatccctgcaccggggcctacagctcactagttccgcctctggtctGAGGAGACATTCTGTGAAAAGAGACAGGTGTTTCTGCTATGCTGTTGTGAGGAAAAGTGAGATAGACTGCTACAGACGGCTGAGGTGTGTTGCCAGCCAGAACCTGTATTTGGAAAGACTGGAAGACAAGGACTGATACCAGTGAGTCAGATTGGGGCTGACaactatctacacaacaggaaatAGGTCTGTTTAATCACACTGACTGTGTTTTTCACACACTACACAGTATATCCTAAGAGGTGTGAGCTCAAGTGGTATACCTCACCCATCCTTCCAGTACATACGTGAGACAGTAACTGCTATTTTTGATCACTGTACTGAAGTTATAAGACTGCCATTATAACTGTGTGCCtccattataataaaagtgcCCCCTGTCCGGTTCTAATGTGCACATTTACAAAAGTCTGGCCAGTGACAACATCTATGCTAATTCACTATGCTAAATGAACATGTTCAAGGTACAATTACAGATGCAGACATTTAATATCTCACATCCTAAAATACCCACCTTCTATCTTTTACCCAAATTGTATAAGAATGAAGTCGCCAGGCAGGTATTGGAGATAGGGTATTTTTAATTACCTAAACAGGTTTATCACTTTACTTTCACCATATACAAAAGACACACTTGACATGCTCCTGAAAGTGCAAAATCTGGAAGTAGGTTCTAAGAGTTAGGGCATTTCAACATTGAATCACTATACACCAGTATTAAATAGAAAGGAATAGCAAGTTCAGTATCTTACTCCTCAAAGTTTTAGAGTTAGTGCTCACCAAAATTTCTGCGTCTTTGATAAAAAGTTTCATCTTCAAATAATGGGCACAGCTATGGGCACTTCATGTGACCCAACGTATGCTAATCTCTTATTGGGCTGGTGGAGCACAAAATTGTTTGTAGAAAAAAGAATTTATTACTTATGTCACATTGTAGATTTGGTACATAGACAATATTTGGATTATCTGTGATGGTAGCAaagaacaatttgagaaatgtatACTGAAACTTAACAAGAACCagattaatcataaaataatcaATTTCCTTGATTTAACTATCAAGGTATGGATGAAGGGACATTATTTTTACTGCTATGTACTATAACCAGATGGACACAAAAAGAATACTTCACTCCAACAGTTCACATTATCCCCATAATAACAAGTGCCCCTAATGGTGAATATCTGCAGACAAGAAGAAATTGTTCAGCAGAAGAAACCTTTGAGAATCGATTGAGAATTAAAGATGATGTTACTAAACTGAGGCTATAGTAAAAATGCAATTAAGATAGGCTATACATCATCTAAGCTACGTGATAAAGACTGATTTTCCCTAAacaaaaatcaaagaaaaaaaacttaccaaaaTTTGTTTTGTGAATGGAGGTAAGTGTGAAATGCGCTACAAAAACATTATGCAAAACCTAATGCCAAGAATAAATGTCTGATATGTAATAACGCATAGGAACAAAAGCCTCACAAAATGGGGTTCCTTCAATTTATTCCATAGCCATAAAAATTGGGTAGTCATAGGATACACCTTCCAGAATAAAGTTATTACATATAGatataattaaagaaaataaaagacaGAGAGATCAATATTGTATGGAGTTCAGATTACCATATGATCTTGCATCACATATAAGAGAGAACAAGAAATTAGAGCAATGATTCTAGGTGTAATACCCATAATAATTACTGTGGAAAAGGAATATTTATCAATTAAGCATTTTGCATAAAAAGACAATTATATATGTATCCATTTATTTAATGAAGAGATAACCGACACAGCATGTTTTATACACTATTTCTTGAATACGatacttgttttattattttgactTTTTAATGATGATTTTACAGTAAgattatatttttatgaaatCAATAAAGGTTTTATTTTAATCACTAACAGATCCCTTGTACTGCACCACAATAAATGTAATGCCTATTTATTTCCTGGACCTTCCTGTGCTGCTGTTGACTTTTGGTGGCAGAGCGAGAGCTTACACTACGAGATACCCGGCTTATACACAGataactctatgatctgatcccatCCTTACACCAGTTATCTTTAAAATGATTAGATGTGCTGTTTAATCTCTGCAGTGTGAGGTTAGTTCAAGActctgtaaccccccccccccttcaatcaATAGATAGAGGCTGTGTCAGCCTATTAGCTTGTGTTAGCCAGTGCGGTTTGTTACACAAGAGTTGGAGAAGATGGGAACATTATAACTGGAAACACAACTACTGTACACGAGGGTAACAATTACCAGTCACCTGCGAGTCCTCACTTTTTTTGCTATAATTTCATTATATGACAAATAGCTGAACATGATATCAGGACAGCGgaaaatcattttttattattatggtgGTTCATATTGTTTATGTTGTTGCAATTGCACAGGCGCAATTgatctaataataatattataaaatattggcCAAATTACTGAAGTTATTCTAACAGGACTggagtaaatgtatataaataataacgtTATGGCCAAATTGCTGAAGATATTGTATCACAACACGatttgatat harbors:
- the LOC142158027 gene encoding pentraxin fusion protein-like, producing MRSLIVLFVWGLIEGKEISKESCILPRGVNLASYGSVSQSSNYGNVDLYRPERAVDGIIETNSLQYPCTHTDPEREPWWEVDLGNSYAIGTVVVINRGDCCADRLIGVQVRIGDSPYKDNPICATIYDVSQSKITFTCSGMKGRYVTFILSGKSGILSLCEVSLYRY